In Nilaparvata lugens isolate BPH chromosome 5, ASM1435652v1, whole genome shotgun sequence, the following proteins share a genomic window:
- the LOC111051699 gene encoding uncharacterized protein LOC111051699 codes for MDLKMLVVFLVVVASAYARLHQTPPPEFDGRLINRPPPPKFDYHPRGRVVRSAPEAESMHERMRRSPQDGKHGSVVVSGSRTEGRGGAPAQQSVRGDYNHNLWRGKNGATVDANAYYQRNWGAGPRQDYGGGIRASIPFGRR; via the exons ATGGATCTGAAAATGCTGGTTGTTTTCCTCGTGGTGGTAGCGTCAGCCTATGCAAGGCTGCATCAGACGCCTCCTCCAGAATTCGATGGCAGACTCATAAACCGACCTCCTCCTCCAAAGTTCGATTATCACCCAAGAGGGAGAGTTGTCAGGAGTGCACCCGAAGCTGAATCCATG CATGAGCGCATGCGCCGTTCGCCACAGGATGGGAAGCATGGCAGTGTGGTGGTTTCAGGAAGCAGAACAGAGGGGCGGGGAGGTGCACCCGCTCAGCAGTCAGTACGCGGCGACTACAACCACAACTTGTGGCGAGGCAAGAATGGCGCCACCGTCGACGCCAATGCCTACTATCAGCGCAACTGGGGCGCCGGGCCCAGGCAGGACTATGGCGGTGGTATTCGCGCATCCATCCCATTCGGTCGCCGATGA
- the LOC120351287 gene encoding uncharacterized protein LOC120351287 — protein sequence MDLKVLVIVVVAVMSSTTFAKHHDDRPPPGYDRKLINRPPPPRNFLEGRRVYRSLPETIHERMRRSPQHGSVVVSGSRTEGRGGAPAQQSVRGDYNHNLWRGKNGATVDANAYYQRNWGAGPRHDYGGGIRASIPFGRR from the exons ATGGATTTGAAGGTTCTTGTGATTGTGGTGGTTGCGGTCATGTCATCGACCACCTTCGCTAAGCACCATGACGATAGACCACCTCCAGGCTATGATAGGAAACTCATCAACCGACCTCCTCCTCCAAGAAACTTCCTTGAAGGCCGACGAGTATACAGGAGTTTACCAGAAACCATT cATGAGCGCATGCGCCGATCGCCACAGCATGGCAGTGTGGTGGTTTCAGGAAGCAGAACAGAGGGGCGGGGAGGTGCACCCGCTCAGCAGTCAGTACGCGGCGACTACAACCACAACTTATGGCGAGGCAAGAATGGCGCCACCGTCGACGCCAATGCCTACTATCAGCGCAACTGGGGCGCCGGGCCCAGGCACGACTACGGCGGCGGCATTCGCGCATCCATCCCATTTGGTCGCCGATGA